The window AAAATAGTTCGCGAGGGTACTAAGGCCAGTATCATTACCTTTGGTCTGGGCGTACATTGGGCTATAGAGTATGCCGATAACCACCCCGATCAGTCTATCGAAATATTAGACCTGCGCAGTCTGCAGCCATGGGATAAGGAAGCGGTGGTAAATACGGTAAAGAAAACATCGAAAGTATTGGTGCTGCACGAAGATACCATGACCAGCGGCTTTGGCGGCGAGATAGCCGCTTACATAGGCGAGCATTGCTTTAAACACCTGGATGCCCCGGTAATGCGCTGCGCCAGTTTAGATACCGCTATCCCCATGAATAAAGCACTGGAGGACCAGTTTTTAGCCAAAGCCCGTTTAGAGGAAACTATGGCCAAACTGCTAAAATTTTAATCCTGCAACAACTCCACCTCTGCAACGGGGCTAAACAGGTATACCCTTTTGCTGCTTACCTCAATACATTTATAGCGTTTGCGCAGCTTTTCCTCTTTACGAAAAACGCGGCCGTCCTTAAGCTTAAATAGGGCCTTTAGCGGCAGCTTCTCTACCGTGTGCACAGATTCCTTCGGCGCGTCATATTTACGCAGTGAGCGGTACAGGGTGAGGTCTGAGCAGCTGGAGGCGGCGGGGTTGTTCAGGTAATTGGTAATGGCTTGCTTTACATCCGGCGGAAAAACATCTTTTTCAAAAAAAGGTTGCATCATCTTTTTAAAATTCGTCTTCCACTCGGTGCCATGCGGCTTGGCTTTTTGCTTATGCTCGTTCCAGGTATGCAGGTGTGCAAACTCGTGTACGGTGGTTACTAAAAAAGCATAGGGGTTAAGGTCGAAGTTTACAGATATGCGGTGCCCTTTGCCATCATATGGTGCGCGGTAGTCGCCAAACTTGGTGCCGCGGTTGCGCGATATTTTAAACTCGCACTTAAAGTAATCTATCCAGCGGCCAATAAGCGGGGCCGCACCAGGCGGAAGATATTTTTCGAGAACTTTTACTTTATCCAATTTTTACCTCTGTATCAAAGATAGGAGTTTTGAGCCGAATGCTAAAGAACACGGCAGTATGCTTGGTCAGTAACAAGTAAAAGGTTTAACTACTTCAACAGGTGATATACCAAAAATGATGCGCCGTAGGCCAGAACCGTCATGTAAGCAAACTGGGCTGCAGGCCAGCGCCAGTCTTTGGTTTCGCGGTATACCACGGCAACGGTGCTGGCGCATTGCATGGCAAAGGCATAAAACATCATTAGCGAAAAGGCCACGGCTAACGTAAACACAGGCTGCCCGGTATCAGGATTTTTAGCATGGCGCATTTTGTCTTGCACCGAGTCTATTTTATCAGCATCGCCCTCTACGCTGTAAATGGTAGCCATGGTGCCTACAAATACCTCGCGGGCGGCAAAAGAGGTGATCAATGCTATACCTATTTTCCAGTCGAAACCGATTGGTTTTATCACCGGCTCAATTACGTGCCCTAATACACCGGCATATGAATTCTCTAATTTTTCGGACGATATCACCCGTTTAAGGCTATCGGGTTTCATGCTTTGCGCGTATTGCGGCTGGCTGTATTTTTGGTCTATTTTTTGGAAACGGTTACCCGGCCCGTATGATGACAGCACCCAAAGTATTACCGATACTGCTATGATAACCTTGCCAGCCTCTAACACAAATGTTTTGGCCCTATCGTACATCGAAAATAGCACATTGTTCCAGCGGGGCATGCGGTAAACCGGCAGCTCCATTATAAAATAGCCTCGTTCGCGCGCTTTTAAAACAAACTTCATTACGTAGGCCACCAGTACTGCCGATACTAAGCTTAACACGTACATGCCTGTTAATGCCAGGCCCTGCAAATTAAAAATAAACCATACATTTTTGTTGGGCACTACCAGGGCAATCAACAAGGTATAAACAGGTAAACGGGCCGAGCAGGTAACCAGCGGGGTAACCATAATGGTTATCATCCTGTCCTTCCAGTTCTCGATGGTGCGGGTACTCATAATTGATGGTACGGCACAGGCAAAGCCGCCTATTAAAGGCACCACAGATTTGCCGTTAAGCCCAACCTTGCGCATTATCTTATCCATCATAAACGTTACGCGCGACATGTAGCCGGTATCTTCCAGGATGGATATAAACGCAAACAGGATGGCTATTTGCGGGATAAATACCATTACCCCGCTAAGGCCCGCAACAACGCCGTCTATCAGCAGGTCGGCCAATGGGCCGGCAGGCAATATATGCCTTAAGCCACCTTCCGCCCAAACAAACAGATCTTCGATAAGCGACATAGGGTAAGCCGACCAGGCAAATATTGACTGGAACATAAACAATAGGATACCCATAAAAATGATAAAGCCAAATACCCGGTGGGTAAGTATCTTATCTATCTTATTGCTGTGGCTTTCGTCATAAGCGGTTTGGGGGGTTTTAACGGTGTCGTATAAAAGGTCGTTTATATAATTATAGCGGGCTATGGTTTCGGCCCCTTGTGCTTTTTGCGAATGGAAGGAGAATTGTTGTTCCAAATCCTCTATACGGTCGCTTTCTGCAGGGGTTAAAAACTTTAAAGTTTCGTGCTGGTGGGCCAGTTGCAGGGCCAGGTAAGGGACATCAATATTATTTTCCTTGCTTATGGCATCAACCATTTCGGGCGCTATGGCACGCACGTCAATGCTTTCTTGTTGCAGGGCAAATTTGTTGGCGTATGATATGGCCGTTTTCAATTCGGCTATGCCCTGTAGCTTACGGGCGGCAATAGGTACAATGGGTACACCCAATTTTTCGGCCAATAGGTTGATGTCTATTTTTATGCCCGCCTTTTTTGATAGGTCTATCATGTTTAGGGCCACAACTACCGGTATCTTTAAATCGGCAACCTGGGTATATAATAAAAGGTTACGTTTTAAATTGGTGGCATCTAAAATTACCACCACCAGGTCGGGCTTAAGTTCGCCGCCTTTTTCGGCCAGTACCGAAAACACGATGGATTCGTCTTTACTTTTTGGGTATAAGCTGTAAGTACCCGGAAGATCTATTATTTCGGCACCGCGGCCATCGGGCAGTTGGGTGTAGCCTATTTTTTTATCAACAGTAACCCCCGGAAAATTTCCTATTTTTTGGTTTAAACCGGTTAGTGCATTAAAGAGCGTTGATTTACCGGTGTTGGGATTGCCTACAAGCGCTACTCTGATGTCAGCTTTCAATGTTTAGTAAACTACTGCAAAATTATAGTCGAAGCTTCGAATTTACGAAGGCTTAACTGATAACCCGAAACATGAATGGCAATAGGATCGCCCATGGGCGCTATACGCGAAACTTTAATTTGCTCGCCCGGAAGGCAACCCATTTCCATTAACTTAACAGACATTTCCAGGTCAGAAAATTCCTTAACAATACCAGTTTCTCCTACTTCGAGTTGTGAAAGCGTTGTTTGCATATACAAATGTATGGTTATTTGTATTAAATCCAAATAAGAAGTAGCGCAGTTTTGTAAATTTTTTGTCTAAAAATTTTAATGCAGCTAATTAGCCGTAAAAAGCTGGTAACAAGGGCTTTTTACCCTGCATAGTTCCACTAAAATCTAACGCTATTTTGCTCCCGAAAAGGCATGGGTAGAAACCGTTTTGCTAAAATGGGGGCAATTACAATCTTTTTTAAATAAACCGCATGATGACGCAGCTATGGCGACTGATACGCAAAAGAGGAAAAGTTTAACTTTTTTCATGGTTAACAGCATAAGCGGTAACTATTACACTAAAAATTCCCATACAGGCACCTATGGTATCGGCAAAAAGGTCGGCCCCATCCGCGCTTCGCCAGGGCAAATAATTTTGTATAGCCTCTATTAAAGCACCAAAGCTAATAAGTACAATAGTGTTTTTAACGGCTATCTCTATACGTATGGTTCGGGTATGCCATTTACGTATACTGCCGGCGCAATACAAAACAGCTAAAACAAAAAACAGCCCGCAATGTACCAGCTTATCAAAACCCGCAAAAAACAGAGGGCCTTTATCAACCCCTCCCAGCGGAATTACACATATTATTAAAATAAAGCAGGCCCACAAAAATGCAGGCCCGTAATATTTAAAAGTCATCTTCATTTTTTATTGGCCAATTACAGCTTTGTAATCATCAGCAGATAATAGGGCTTCTGCATCAGCAGCGTCTTTAAGGCTTATTTTTACCATCCATCCATCGCCATATGGGTCAGAGTTTACCAGCTCGGGTTGGCTATCCAACAACGAGTTAATTTCTAAGATGGTGCCATCAAGCGGCATAAACAGGTCCGATACGGTTTTCACAGCTTCAACAGTTCCAAAAACTTCTTCTTTAGCTACATCCTGCCCAACGGTGTTAATGTCTATATAAACAATATCACCTAACTCGCCTTGTGCAAACTCGGTAATGCCAATAAAGGCTTCGTTGCCTTCAACACGAATCCATTCGTGGTCTTTTGTATATTTTAATTCTGCAGGAAATGTCATGATGTAAATTTTATGTGCCCAAAAATAATAAAATTTAAGGTATAACAATATGCATAAAAATTTAAACCGGCCTATAATACGGCCCGATGCAAACCTTGTGTACGAAATTATGTTAACTATAAGAACAAAAAAACCTATAAAATGAAAAAATTTAGTTTAATGGCAATGATAGCGCTTGCAGCGTGTTCATTCCAGGCATGTAACAACGCCTCAAAAGACAGTAAAGAAACAGCCGATAGCGTAAACGCTGTAAAAGACACCACTACCAACGGATCGACAGGTATTGCTGTTGATGAAATGGACGCCAAGTTTGCAACCGATGCTGCTAACGCAGGTATGGCCGAAGTTGCTGCCGGTAAATTAGCTTCAGAAAAAGCAACCAATGCACAGGTTAAAGATTTTGCTAATATGATGGTGATGGACCATACCAAAGCAAATGAAGAATTAATGGCTATAGCCAAGACCAAAAATATTACCCTGCCAACCGCGCCCGATGCCGATCATCAAAAAATGTTGACAGATCTTTCTGCAAAATCAGGTGCCGAGTTTGATAAAGCATATGTTGATGCAATGGTTAACGGTCACAAAAAAGTAGCATCGATGTTAGAAGATGCATCTAAAAAATGTAAAGATAGCGAGCTGATGGCTTTTGCTACCAAAACATTGCCTACCGTTAAAGCGCACCTTGCAAAAATTGAGGCTATACAAGCCGGCATGAAATAAGCCTGGCCTGCATTTGATATTTAAAAGGGAAGGGCTGCGGCTTGTCCCTTTTTTATTTTTTTAAATTTATGGCGATGTTTATTATTATGATAATTTTACCAATATGTCAGCACCTATTATAACCGGCTTAATGGCCTACGGAATGTCGGGCCGTATTTTTCACGCGCCATTTATACATAGTAACCCGGCATTCCAGCTTAAGGCTGTGGTGGAGCGGAACGAGAAAAAGGCAGGCAAGGTTTATCCGGATATTATCAGCTACAACAGCATCGACGATTTGCTTAACGACGAAACGATAGAGCTGATAATTGTTAACACGCCAAACAACACCCACCTTGATTATGCCATCAGGGCTATGCAGGCCGGCAAACATGTACTGCTCGAAAAACCGGCTGCTGCAACCAGTGCCGAAGTAAAGCAGCTATTTGATGTGGGCCGGCAGCTGAAAAAGCACGTAATGATATACCAAAACCGCCGGTACGATAGCGGTTTTTTATCAACCAAAGCTGTAATTGAAAGCGGCCGCCTGGGTACACCAATAGAGGTGATATTTAGAATGGACCGGTATAAAGCCGCGATAGGCCCGAAAGGCTTTAAGGAGTCGAAAGATATCCCCGCAAACGGCCTGGTGTACGACCTTGGCCCGCATTTAATAGATAATGCCATTAGCTTGTTTGGCAGGCCGCTGTCTTTCACAAAAACTACTGGCATATACCGCGAGGGATCGGAGGTGCCCGATTATTTCCATTTTCATTTAACGTATCCTAACCAACTGAACGTGTTTTTAACATCGGGCTTGCAAATAGCAGGTGAATATCCCGGCTTTATAGTAAACGGTACACTGGGCAGCTTTATAAAAAACCGCACAGATGTACAGGAGGGCCAATTAGACAAAGGGATGATGCCTACTGATAATGGCTATGGCGTAGAGCCTGCCGGCAACGAGGGTACGTTAATAACCGTTGGTGCCGATAATCAAAAACAAACCGAGTTAGTGCCATCAAGCAAGGGTGATTACTCGGAAATATTTGATGCCGTTTATCATACAATCCGGAATAATGCGTTATTCCCTGTAACAGAAGAACATATTGCCTGGCAGCTTGAAATGCTGGAGGCTTAACAATTACCGTAATGGTTACTTTAAAACATATGAAAAGATTAGTATTTGCCCTTGGCCTTATCATTTTTGCAAGCTGCTCAAGAGCGCAGACATACACCCCACCACCGGTTATTGCACCCTATAAAATGCTGAAACTGGATAATACCTACACTACGCCGGCAGATCTTAAGAAGGATAAGCCCGTAATGCTGATATACTTTGCACCCGATTGCAGCCATTGCCAAAAGCTGATATACGATATGAAGCCGGTAATGAACAGCTTTAAAGATATACAGGTAGTGATGATAACCTTTGCCGATATAAGAATGGTAAAAACTTTTAACGATGACTACAAACTATCTGATTATCCCAATTTTACTTTAGGCACCGAAGGATATACTTACAAAGTACAAAGGTACTACAACTTACAAACCACCCCCTACATTGCCATATACGACAAAAAGGGCAACCTGGTAAAGGCCTTTGAAAAGGTACCTAAGATACCTGAACTGGTAGCCACGGTTAAAAAAGTTTAAAGATATGCGGTTAGCATTTAACCTGCCCGATGGCCAAGAGTCATCGGGTTTTTTGTGCTCATAAATTTGCTGCCTGCTCGACCGCACTCTATCACCCGGCATATACAAAAGTCGGCAACAAATTTTAATATTGTTGTGACACTGTTTTGTCACTAAGTTAAAAATGCGCCGGCCATGGCAAATGCAAAATAAATTCCATTTATATGCCAGATTATTTTATATTAGTGATGACCACCCAACGAAAAAAAAAGAAAATCCTACACAGGGAGCTGCAATATTTCGCAAAAATCTGCAAAAATTTACCTTAGGTGTGAAATGAGCCCATCACCACTCGGATGGATAACAAAAAAGGGCCGTCATCCGGCCCTTTCTGATCATATTTTGTAATACTAAATTTTATAATTATTCGCCGCCGGTATGGTCGTGCGCATGCTCTTCTCTAAATAGTTTCGCACTAAAAAAGTCGTTGTTCATGCGGGCAATGTTGTTTAAAGTTATCTCTTTAGGGCATTCTGCTTCGCAGGCGCCGGTATTGGTACAGTTACCAAAGCCTTCCTTATCCATTTGGGCAACCATGGCCTGTACACGGCTATAACGCTCGGGCTGGCCTTGTGGTAACAAGCTTAGCTGGGTTATCTTAGCCGAGGTAAACAGCATTGCCGATGCGTTTTTACAAGCAGCAACACAAGCCCCGCAACCTATACAGGTAGCCGAGTTAAATGCCTCATCAGCAATAACTTTGGGTATGGGTATTACGTTGGCATCGGGTACACCGCCGGTGTTAATAGATATAAATCCACCCGCCTGTTGTATACGGTCGAAAGCAGAACGATCGGTAGCCAGATCCTTCACTACCGGGAAAGCCGCCGAGCGCCATGGCTCGATAGTAATGGTTTGGCCATCGCTAAAGCTACGCATGTGCAACTGGCATGTGGTAATAGCCCTTTTAGGCCCGTGCGGCCTGCCATTGATGTATAATGAGCACGACCCGCAGATACCTTCGCGGCAATCGTGGTCAAAGTAAATAGGCTCATCACCGTTAATAGCCAGGCTTTCATTCACAACGTCCAGCATTTCAAGAAAAGACATATCAGGCGAAATGTTTTCGGCCTTATAAGTCACAAACTTGCCTGATGTTTGTGTGTTTTTTTGGCGCCATACTTTCAGCGTCAGGTTCATATTTCCGCTCATTATCTTTGCGTTTTTGAGTTGCAGGCTTTGATAATGAGTATGTTACACATTGCTCATTATCAAAGCACACTACTATTTATAACTACGTTGTGTTAACTTAACATTTTCAAATACAAGCTCTTCTTTGTGCAACACTTCGGGTTGGTTTTCACCTTTAAACTCCCATGCCGCAACAAAAGCAAAGTTCTCGTCGTCGCGCAATGCCTCACCCTCTTCGGTTTGCGACTCAAGGCGGAAGTGGCCACCACACGATTCGCGGCGCATTAAGGCGTCGTCTATCATTAGTTCGCCAAGCTCTATAAAATCGGCAACCCGGCCCGCTCTTTCAAGCGATGCGTTTATTTCCTCGTTCCCGCCGGTTACCAGTGCATTTTTCCAAAAATCGGCCTTTAACGCTTGTATCAAGCCTTTTGCTTTGGTCAATCCTTCTTCGGTACGTGCCATACCGCAATACTCCCAAATGATATGGCCTAATTCGCGGTGATATTCGTTAACGGTTTTGGTGCCCTTTAAAGCAAGCAATTTATTAACGTATGCAATAACATCCTGCTTGGTTTGCTCAAATGCAGGGTGGTTCTTATCAACCGGTTTTGGACCAATGGTAGCGAGGTAGTCTCCTAAAGTATAAGGGATAACAAAGTATCCATCGGCTAAACCCTGCATTAATGCTGATGCACCTAAGCGGTTTGCACCGTGGTCGCTAAAATTACATTCGCCCATGGCATATAAACCCGGTACGTTAGTACTTAAGTTATAATCAACCCAAAGGCCACCCATTGTATAGTGTACTGCAGGATAGATACGCATTGGCTGTTTATACGGGTTTTCATCAGTTATTTGATAATACATATCAAACAGGTTGCCGTACTTAGCTCTAACGGTATCTTCGCCTAAGCGCTCAATCGCTTCAGCAAAATCAAGGAATACCGCAAACCCCGAACCCCCAACACCCTTACCTTCGTCTACCATCTCTTTGGCGTTACGTGAAGCAACGTCGCGAGGCACAAGGTTTCCGAATGATGGGTATTTACGTTCTAAGAAGTAATCGCGCTCGTCTTCTTTTACCTGGGCGGCTGTGATCTCCTTTTTGCGGAGCTTCTCTGCAACTTCCTTAGTTTTTGGTGCCCAAACACGGCCATCGTTACGCAACGATTCTGACATCAGCGTAAGCTTACTTTGATGGTCGCCGGTTACCGGTATACAGGTTGGGTGTATTTGTGTATAGCATGGGTTGGCAAAGTATGCGCCGCGTTTGTGCGCGCGCCATGCTGCCGTTACGTTTGATCCAATTGCGTTTGTTGACAGGTAAAACACGTTTCCGTAACCGCCTGTGGCTAATAAAACCGCATGGCCTGCATGGGTTTCAATTTCGCCGGTCATCATGTTACGGGTAACAATACCTTTGGCCTGGCCGTCAACAATAACAACGTCGAGCATTTCGGTACGGGTGTACATTTTTACCTTACCCAGGTTTATTTGGCGGTTTAAAGCCGAATAAGCACCTAACAAAAGTTGCTGCCCTGTTTGGCCACGTGCATAAAATGTACGCGAAACCTGCGAACCACCGAAAGAACGGTTATCTAATAAACCGCCATACTCGCGGGCAAAAGGAACACCTTGTGCAACACACTGGTCAATGATATTTACTGACACTTCGGCTAGGCGATAAACGTTGCCTTCGCGGGCGCGGTAATCGCCACCTTTAATGGTATCATAAAATAAGCGATAAACACTATCGCCATCGTTTTGGTAGTTTTTTGCAGCATTAATACCGCCTTGTGCAGCAATAGAGTGTGCACGGCGCGGGCTATCCTGAAAACAAAATGCTTTAACATTATAACCTAATGCGGCTAATGAAGCAGCCGCCGAAGCGCCCGCTAAACCAGTACCTACAACAATAATATCGTACTTACGCTTATTGGAAGGGTTAACCAGCTTTAAATTAAATTTATGCTTGCTCCATTTTTCGGCTAATGGGCCTTGCGGAATTTTAGCATCTAAACTCATTTTAACTATTATTTAGCGTAAACTTTATAAACTTTTTATGTAATATACTATTGGCATTAACGCGAAACCTACGGGAATAATAACCGCAAATAACCATGTGCCAAAGAAGTAAATGATAGGCTTGTACTTTTTGTGTACCCAGCCCAGTGTATGAAACGCGCTTTGAAAACCATGCAATAAGTGAAAAGATACCGCACCCATTGCAATAACATAAAAAGCAACATACCATAAGTGGCTAAAGCTTGATGTAATACGTGCATGCAAATCTTTTACGCGCATTATCTCAACATCCTTTTCTGTTGTTAAAGAACGCTCAAAGTCAGGGTTCTCGGGCTTAAAGTCGGATACTACCGTTTCGCCGTTTAGCAGGTTAGTGCGGTATTCTTTAAAACCTATGGTGTTGCTATATTTATAGTTATACCAAAAATCGCCCATGTGTATAACGATGAACAAAAACAGAATAGAACCTAAAAGGCCCATGTTTTTTGAAGACCATGAAGCCGGCGATTTTGTTGCAACAGCATAGCCTACAGGCCTTGCCCTGCGGTTTTTAATAGTTAATACCAGCGCATAAATAGAATGTACTATTATAGCCAGGTATAAAAGGTAAGCTATAACCTCTATAGGCGGGAAATGCGTTAAGAAATTAGCATAGGCATTAAAAGAGTAGCCATTATCGTTATTAAACAGTAACAGGTTACCCCCCAGGTGTACAATTAAAAAAGTACACAAAAACAAGCCTGTTAAAGCCATTATCAGCTTTTTTCCCAGTGATGAGTTAAAGGTTTGTTTAAATTCGCTCATTATTGATCAGATTTATTTAGGCAAAAGTATTTATTAAAAGCCAAAAGATATAAATGGTTTCGGCTTAAAGCGCTACAATCCACTATTTAGAAACAGTCTAAGGAATTACACATCTTTATACGTAACAATGATTAAGTATTAGTAGTTTGATCGACAGATAGAATCATAAGCATACTGAGGTACACGAGTATCTAAAAAAGCATTAATTAATTGCTATAACTTTATCTTTTAGTACGCCGAAAACTTTATCTGTTTTGCGGCTTAGTATGGCTACCTTACCGGTAAACTTACCAAACGATGGTAAAATGGCCTGGGCTTTACCAAATGAAAAGCAAGGCAGTGTTATACTTTGTCGGCCCTTGCCGGCTAAATTAATGCCCGGGTGTATATGCCCGCACAAAACATATCCCTCTTGTCGCATATCATCAGGGGCTGTTAGCGGGTGGTGCAGCATCAAAAAAGGGCTTATTAATAATTCATCCTGCACTACTATGTCAATATCGGTATAGTGTTTATCGTGTATAATATCATGGTTCCCCTTTACCAAAACGATCTTTAATTTAGGAAACTGCCTGCGCCACATTACAAACCAATCCCAATCGTTATTCAAATCGCTATGAAAAAGGTCGCCTAAAAAAACAATTGTCTCAGGGCGATATTCATGAATTAGGTCTGATAACACTGCAAGGTCGTCTTGCTCCATATCGCGGGGTATAGCAATACCAGCCTTTCGAAAATGGCCAACTTTGCCTAAATGAACATCTGCTGCTATCAGTGCTTTTTGCTGCTGCCAGTAAATAGCCTTTTGCGGTAGTAATAATAGGTCTTGATCTAAAAAATGGAAAGGGGTGCCGGCACTCATGGTCATATTCGGGGTCAAAGATAATGCATAGGCTTAAAACAAGAAACCCGGCATAAGCCGGGCTTCTTAATAAACAATCACTTATTATAATTACTGTATTTCAAATACGTTACTAAAATTGCCCCCATCAGGATAAACACCTGTAATAATTAAGCGGCCATTTTTTAAGTTGGTAATAACCCTATCCATATCGGCAACACTATTAATAGGCTGCTTATTTATAGATGTTATAACCGAGCCAACTGGAATTTCAGTGTCATCAAAAATTCCACCCGGACGAACCTGGGTAACCAATAC is drawn from Inquilinus sp. KBS0705 and contains these coding sequences:
- a CDS encoding fumarate reductase/succinate dehydrogenase flavoprotein subunit; amino-acid sequence: MSLDAKIPQGPLAEKWSKHKFNLKLVNPSNKRKYDIIVVGTGLAGASAAASLAALGYNVKAFCFQDSPRRAHSIAAQGGINAAKNYQNDGDSVYRLFYDTIKGGDYRAREGNVYRLAEVSVNIIDQCVAQGVPFAREYGGLLDNRSFGGSQVSRTFYARGQTGQQLLLGAYSALNRQINLGKVKMYTRTEMLDVVIVDGQAKGIVTRNMMTGEIETHAGHAVLLATGGYGNVFYLSTNAIGSNVTAAWRAHKRGAYFANPCYTQIHPTCIPVTGDHQSKLTLMSESLRNDGRVWAPKTKEVAEKLRKKEITAAQVKEDERDYFLERKYPSFGNLVPRDVASRNAKEMVDEGKGVGGSGFAVFLDFAEAIERLGEDTVRAKYGNLFDMYYQITDENPYKQPMRIYPAVHYTMGGLWVDYNLSTNVPGLYAMGECNFSDHGANRLGASALMQGLADGYFVIPYTLGDYLATIGPKPVDKNHPAFEQTKQDVIAYVNKLLALKGTKTVNEYHRELGHIIWEYCGMARTEEGLTKAKGLIQALKADFWKNALVTGGNEEINASLERAGRVADFIELGELMIDDALMRRESCGGHFRLESQTEEGEALRDDENFAFVAAWEFKGENQPEVLHKEELVFENVKLTQRSYK
- the feoB gene encoding ferrous iron transport protein B — translated: MKADIRVALVGNPNTGKSTLFNALTGLNQKIGNFPGVTVDKKIGYTQLPDGRGAEIIDLPGTYSLYPKSKDESIVFSVLAEKGGELKPDLVVVILDATNLKRNLLLYTQVADLKIPVVVALNMIDLSKKAGIKIDINLLAEKLGVPIVPIAARKLQGIAELKTAISYANKFALQQESIDVRAIAPEMVDAISKENNIDVPYLALQLAHQHETLKFLTPAESDRIEDLEQQFSFHSQKAQGAETIARYNYINDLLYDTVKTPQTAYDESHSNKIDKILTHRVFGFIIFMGILLFMFQSIFAWSAYPMSLIEDLFVWAEGGLRHILPAGPLADLLIDGVVAGLSGVMVFIPQIAILFAFISILEDTGYMSRVTFMMDKIMRKVGLNGKSVVPLIGGFACAVPSIMSTRTIENWKDRMITIMVTPLVTCSARLPVYTLLIALVVPNKNVWFIFNLQGLALTGMYVLSLVSAVLVAYVMKFVLKARERGYFIMELPVYRMPRWNNVLFSMYDRAKTFVLEAGKVIIAVSVILWVLSSYGPGNRFQKIDQKYSQPQYAQSMKPDSLKRVISSEKLENSYAGVLGHVIEPVIKPIGFDWKIGIALITSFAAREVFVGTMATIYSVEGDADKIDSVQDKMRHAKNPDTGQPVFTLAVAFSLMMFYAFAMQCASTVAVVYRETKDWRWPAAQFAYMTVLAYGASFLVYHLLK
- a CDS encoding oxidoreductase, giving the protein MSAPIITGLMAYGMSGRIFHAPFIHSNPAFQLKAVVERNEKKAGKVYPDIISYNSIDDLLNDETIELIIVNTPNNTHLDYAIRAMQAGKHVLLEKPAAATSAEVKQLFDVGRQLKKHVMIYQNRRYDSGFLSTKAVIESGRLGTPIEVIFRMDRYKAAIGPKGFKESKDIPANGLVYDLGPHLIDNAISLFGRPLSFTKTTGIYREGSEVPDYFHFHLTYPNQLNVFLTSGLQIAGEYPGFIVNGTLGSFIKNRTDVQEGQLDKGMMPTDNGYGVEPAGNEGTLITVGADNQKQTELVPSSKGDYSEIFDAVYHTIRNNALFPVTEEHIAWQLEMLEA
- a CDS encoding SprT family zinc-dependent metalloprotease, whose product is MDKVKVLEKYLPPGAAPLIGRWIDYFKCEFKISRNRGTKFGDYRAPYDGKGHRISVNFDLNPYAFLVTTVHEFAHLHTWNEHKQKAKPHGTEWKTNFKKMMQPFFEKDVFPPDVKQAITNYLNNPAASSCSDLTLYRSLRKYDAPKESVHTVEKLPLKALFKLKDGRVFRKEEKLRKRYKCIEVSSKRVYLFSPVAEVELLQD
- a CDS encoding succinate dehydrogenase/fumarate reductase iron-sulfur subunit encodes the protein MMSGNMNLTLKVWRQKNTQTSGKFVTYKAENISPDMSFLEMLDVVNESLAINGDEPIYFDHDCREGICGSCSLYINGRPHGPKRAITTCQLHMRSFSDGQTITIEPWRSAAFPVVKDLATDRSAFDRIQQAGGFISINTGGVPDANVIPIPKVIADEAFNSATCIGCGACVAACKNASAMLFTSAKITQLSLLPQGQPERYSRVQAMVAQMDKEGFGNCTNTGACEAECPKEITLNNIARMNNDFFSAKLFREEHAHDHTGGE
- a CDS encoding DUF4142 domain-containing protein; translated protein: MKKFSLMAMIALAACSFQACNNASKDSKETADSVNAVKDTTTNGSTGIAVDEMDAKFATDAANAGMAEVAAGKLASEKATNAQVKDFANMMVMDHTKANEELMAIAKTKNITLPTAPDADHQKMLTDLSAKSGAEFDKAYVDAMVNGHKKVASMLEDASKKCKDSELMAFATKTLPTVKAHLAKIEAIQAGMK
- a CDS encoding glycine cleavage system protein H, which gives rise to MKMTFKYYGPAFLWACFILIICVIPLGGVDKGPLFFAGFDKLVHCGLFFVLAVLYCAGSIRKWHTRTIRIEIAVKNTIVLISFGALIEAIQNYLPWRSADGADLFADTIGACMGIFSVIVTAYAVNHEKS
- a CDS encoding succinate dehydrogenase cytochrome b subunit, which produces MSEFKQTFNSSLGKKLIMALTGLFLCTFLIVHLGGNLLLFNNDNGYSFNAYANFLTHFPPIEVIAYLLYLAIIVHSIYALVLTIKNRRARPVGYAVATKSPASWSSKNMGLLGSILFLFIVIHMGDFWYNYKYSNTIGFKEYRTNLLNGETVVSDFKPENPDFERSLTTEKDVEIMRVKDLHARITSSFSHLWYVAFYVIAMGAVSFHLLHGFQSAFHTLGWVHKKYKPIIYFFGTWLFAVIIPVGFALMPIVYYIKSL
- a CDS encoding ferrous iron transport protein A, with product MQTTLSQLEVGETGIVKEFSDLEMSVKLMEMGCLPGEQIKVSRIAPMGDPIAIHVSGYQLSLRKFEASTIILQ
- the gcvH gene encoding glycine cleavage system protein GcvH; translated protein: MTFPAELKYTKDHEWIRVEGNEAFIGITEFAQGELGDIVYIDINTVGQDVAKEEVFGTVEAVKTVSDLFMPLDGTILEINSLLDSQPELVNSDPYGDGWMVKISLKDAADAEALLSADDYKAVIGQ
- a CDS encoding thioredoxin family protein: MVTLKHMKRLVFALGLIIFASCSRAQTYTPPPVIAPYKMLKLDNTYTTPADLKKDKPVMLIYFAPDCSHCQKLIYDMKPVMNSFKDIQVVMITFADIRMVKTFNDDYKLSDYPNFTLGTEGYTYKVQRYYNLQTTPYIAIYDKKGNLVKAFEKVPKIPELVATVKKV